The Chaetodon auriga isolate fChaAug3 chromosome 2, fChaAug3.hap1, whole genome shotgun sequence genome segment TCTCCAAGGTAAGAACTTTAACAGCCTTATTTTACCTTCAAAGTTTAAATATTAATAACGTGAGAGTAAATTATAAAATATGGATGCTCAAGTCATGGAGAAGTGTAACAGGCTGACAAATATCTCAGTCTTCCCACAATAAAACCCCAGTTCTAGTGGTGGTATAACTTAGTGTTTTGTCGAGGAGTATTCTAGGCTTTAAGAACAAAAGACACATAGACAGCGGTTAACATTTACAAGTGAAATGAGGGAagacacagcagctccttcacatCCCCCCTGAAATAAACGTTTATGGCAGGAAatcattttttccctccacctccagcatTTCCTTAACCTAACCTCGAAACTTGTTTTAaacttctccctctgcagcaaCGCCTTGAATTTAAGAGTAATTCCCTCTAGTGTCTATTGAGCCAGACACATAGTCCATTTATTCCACACAGTATGTACgacgatagatagatagatagatagatagatagatagatagatagatagatagatagatgtggTTAACAAAGCAAAATGGAGACTGGCAAGATAAATATTGTCCAGGTTCCGACCCTGCGTGCTGAATGAATGATGGTCATCTGTAGACACAggaacatactgtacactgaaTTGATAGAACTTTAGAGAAAAGGGTGGCCGAGTCATGGGGATTTTATTCCTCTGGGATCTGaacagcgagagagaggcagaagggAGAAAGAGACGAGAGGAATCCCCTGacacagctgcctctgcagaaacagagagaaggcaGGCAAGACCATGAGGGCTTAAAGGGAACTGAACGTCCCCGTGTGTCCCTGTGCGTAGCTGTGTGGAATGGAGCGTGAAAGGCTGGGATGTTGAGTCCCAGCTGTGCCCTCTGTCCTGAGACTGCAGTGAGGCTCAGAGGACCCCTTCCTCCAGGCCCTCCAGGCAACACGAGCAATTCACAGCCAGAACGGGCTCATCAGATAGACGCAAAACTCCCCTTTGACCGATGAATAATTACTGAAGCAACAGAGTTGGCACAGTGTCTCTAGTTTTTCACAGGCAGGGACATATTACTTGTGTTCTCCTAGTTTTACACCACTTCTCAAATTGTTGTCACAGCCTGATGCAAATCTCCAGCTGAATAACAAATACAGATTTGATTGTGGGTTGTCATGAAATGTTAAAGTAAACTAAATACAGTCTACTGAGCCATGAATAACACATTTGATTATTACATGAAATATTGAAGATGTTTCCTGCACCCTGAGGGAGGGGGCTCTCCTCATATGCCAGTGCTGGTCATCTCATCTCAGCAGCAAACACGACTGATTAAACAGCCACGGCTGTCAGAAGTCACAGCACTtttatgaaaacactgaaaggtACCGACAGTACTAAAGGACAGAAAGGTATTGCCTGTCATCTTAACTGCTGCACAGTGCATTAATGGATCATTAAAACCCAGCctttcctaaatcatttttaatctCTGTCAGCTAAGCTCCTTTGAGTTCAACACCACAGTATTTTTGGCTCTGGAGTGCTATAGATCCCATAGATGGTGTTGTCTCACACATAATAGACATAGTGCGAGTATCAGCTCTCATAGTGCTCAGTTGAACCTGGAAGTTCCTTTGAGaggaaatacaaaaagaaacCTACCAATGCAGCATTAGTGGAGGAAATCCAATTACAGTGATACACTTTATTAGCTGATGAAACCAATGGTGATCAGGTATGGCATTCATTTCCATACCATAGATATATCTTTCTTAGATATATTTCATAGATATATCTTATATCTCTGAACTGACTCATACGTTATGTGTAATTACAGTAATAGATTGACATCATCTCTCATCTCAACTCAAATTACACACTGGTCTCCATCAGTGAATTATTTTTGGGTTTTGCCAATTCAACATCCACGCCAGCCTACCAAGGCTGGCTTGTGGCTGGTTGATCCAATAAAGCTTTTCAATAAATGTACAGCATGAAGCCCAATAAAAGGGGGGATCTCATCTCCGCTGTGAGGTTCTCTGGAGGAATGAAGCTACCTGAACACAGCAGACATTATTTATATCTAAGCAGCTGTGTTGTATgcgtaaaataaaataataccTTCAAAGGCCAAgcacagtaaaaacaacagCGCACAGAGACGAGCCGAAACCATAGTAGCCATGCTCTACATCCTGTTCCCCCGGACTCGAGCAGAAGACATCTGGAAATATATTACTGCAAAGGCAGATTCCTTGTCCTCTGCTCTTCCAAAGCAACATCTTGTGAATTATTAAAACCACTTAACAGGTCATTCCTATGCAGCACTGTCCCCAGTTTTATTCAAAACTATTTCTGAAGTAAGTAGAGGACATTAAGCCTCTGTGCACTTTGGTATTGCTCAGATTATCATGTATTAACTGTCCCTTTGCCTTTGTGCGTTACCCTGTATTCAAATACACAGGTCAGAtacacagcacagaaaaatgGTAATGATAGATATTTGGGGGAATTTACATCTAAACCCAGGTGTCCGAGCGTGccagtgtgtgtactgtacatcagAGGTGGCATGAGGTGAATCTTAATGTTGAATTCATTGCACATATGAATTCAACATTGCACATGGCAACCTCATCTGAAGATCACATCTGAAGATACCCAGACAAATTCAGTGATGTAGCTGTTTCATATTACATGGTATACATTGACCTTTTGTGACCGCTATGTTTCAAATATATCAAATATAACAAGTAGATGGTTAAACACAGTGTCAATAAAAATTGTCTTTACTGACTTTGTGTCAGTTACATCCCTTTCTAAACTAATCTGATATTCTTTATTTGCTGTTATCgtgttatttttgttatatttgttgCAGAACAGTGTGTGCATGGTGCAATACGTGGTGCCCACATTACTTTAATaccaacattagcattcagggTGATGACAGACACCTGCTGTGCCTTGTGAAAATGGGATGCACCTGCCACACACCATGCGATGCGGGGCTGTATCCTGTtatccaggaaaaaaaataaaaaaaacataaagaaagcTGCGAGGAGATTGGAAGTGACGGAGCAGACTGATGACACATAGCAGGATGTGGGCAGAGTGATGGGGAAAAGGAGCGAGGGTTAAGCAGTTGATTGACAAGCAAATAAACAGATCGCTTAACACCTCTGTTTAGCAGTCCCGGCTGAtagcttcctccttcctcctctgttgcaCCTGGCTTTGATTCTGAATTATGAAATATGGCTTTAGCATTCCTTTTCTGACTTCTGAGTCTCTTTCTTATTAAAATATTCTTGTACAGTGTTATAGTCCTCAACCTTACTCCAGTGCTTGTGTAATTCAACACAAGCAGAGTTAATTTAAAACTTTCTAGTCATTTCGAACTTTCATCAGCTCTGTGGATGAGCACACTCTTGAAtagatatttttttcaaaataattgccactaaaaatatcaacattAACACTGGGACTTGATGGGGTATATGAAATCTATCaacattttcctcttctgttaCATAAACGTAAATTCAGATCACTAAGAACTTGAAGCTAGACTTATCTAACCATGGTTTTGTTTCCTCAGAGTGAttttctcacctctcctcccccacCAGGTGCAGACCACCACCATGTGCATCTCCGTCAGTCTGAGTGGGTCGGTGGTGTTGGGCTGCCTCTTCGCTCCCAAGGTTCACATCATCCTGTTCCAGCCGCAGAAGAATGTGTGCACTCTGCGGGTGGCCACCACCCGCTTCAGCGTCACCACCGGCCCAGGCTCCAGTTTCTCACAAGGTACAAACCTGATAAACAACAGCATCACTGTAGAAACTGCTCATGAGCAAAAACAGTAGCACAATACTCTTGAAATCAGACATTATTACAGTCTATACCCATTTTTTAAATAGAAGGATATatgcaaatttcatttcagCCCATTTTAATACAATTCGATTTCAACTGTGCTTAGAGGCAATTATTTTAACCAGCCATTATGACCAGTGACATTTAAATACGTCAGACTTCAGCAGATTTTCCCAGTATAAGCCAGTAACACCAGGATAACTGGAACCATGATGTGGTGCCACTTTTCCCTCACACCTCTAACGCTGgctgtttttccactgttcTTTTCtcccattaaaaacaaaataaaaacgcTGGTGAAATACAGAAcctttctgtcatttctctAAACCAGTGATTGGAGGACGGAGGGCGCTCACTGTCTCTAGATAACTGAAATTGTattattcacacatacacacataaatgcaaatgACCAGATTCATTACTTGATTATCATGCTGCTAATTGGTGTAAGCCTGTGGTCATCCTGGCTGTTTACAGTACAATAGCTCAGTGCAAAAGGTACGGCAGGGGCATGTGGCATATCTGATTTACTGCACCTGTATCGTCTGCGTAATCCAAGAACTTAAAAggatttttggtttgttttcagcatCAGCCTCCAATGTTGTTCCGACAGTGTGTAACGGACGAGAGGTGGTGGACTCCACAACGTCCTCCTTGTGAAGATCAGCTGAGTTCGTTTGCCAAGCATTGTAAACAGTTATTTAATCACTAGTCCTGAATCAGGTGTCTCAGATATTGAAGAGGTCACACAGACGACCGTCCTGACTTTGTTGTCCTCAAAGTGCTGTGATTACAATGTCccaattatttcattttgttctttgaCTCGTAGCGATTTTAAATGAGATGCCAATAAAGTCGCATATAGCCCTTGTTTTTATTGAAGATTCTACTTGCAACGATGGAGTAAATTATAGTAAATCTGTTAAATGTAATATATACGAGACGTTTTTAATGTAGATTTTGGTGAACCAGTTTGTGCTTTCTTGTAatttatgtaaataaaatgtgttttttattaatACCAATATGACTAATAGTCTGGCTGTCATAATATAATGTTACATGTCTTTTACACCATTGCCTACTACTGAAAACAGCTAAAGATCTCTTCAACCTCATTGGACAAAGCCGTTGCctctcattcacccattcataCACTGAGAGCTGCCATGCTTGCGTTCAGAGTCTTGCTCAAAGACACTTCAACACGTGGACAGAAGGAGGCGGGGATTGAACCATGGACCCTCTGATGAATGGGGGTCCTGCTCAACCTCCTGTACCACAGCCCTTAAAAAAAGCTATGTATAAACTTGTAGTGCGACTCAGATAGTCAAGTTCCTTGCCTACTTAAAATATATGATTATGTTAGTGCAAATTTAATTTGCACTAAGTCTGGGTTTGAAATCTGAGCTGTCTAATATTTATTAGCTCCAATCTAGACCATCTGCCAAGACCAAACAGTCTCCACATGAAAATTACCAGCGTAAATATCATCATCTGCTGATATGGGATAAAATCCACCAAAGCTGTCCCACGAATACACACAGCAGTCATTACCCATGTGTACATCAGGCAGATGCTTTGGAAAATACACCCGCACAGTATCTGTGATTTAACACTGCCATCTTGTGTCCAAACTGTTGATGTAATCTTGCACGCTGCAACATGTAGGCAGCCCTGAGGCAGGCTGTAAATAGAGTATTTGCATATGGAGGAAGCGGACGGATAATCGGAGCTCTGTCTTACTTTATTAGATCTGCTCAGTGGCCGTCATTAAATTACTGTTATTATATAAACCAGGTACATCGTGTACTACAGCAAGTCCTTGCTGTGATTGAACAAGAGTGTCAACTTGGGTGTAAAGGTTAAAGAAAGAGCTCCACCATGTTAAGGCAAATATAATTACAAGATGATAAGAATATAGCAGCATTCCCAGTAATTAACACTTCCAGAAAGGCAGAATAAACACAGTAGTCTGCTATGAAAATTGTTGCCAACAGCGCTACAGATGATACTGTTTATtgatatgcatgcatgtaataTTCTTTATCACACTGAGTTTTTATTCCATCAGCCTTTAATTTAatggctgaacacacacagctgtgcgACTACTCTACTTCATACTTCTTGTGAGTAGTCTTCCCTGatgtttttttgtgaatttaGTAGAGAAAAGCTTCCAATTAAGATCAGAACTAACAGTGATGGTAtcaaagcagaaagagagacaataTGGAGGTCACAGAATACGGGACCTATTCCGTCTTCCTTGCTTTTGAAACTTACAATAAATATACTCTAAGCTCCTTTCACCTTTCTGTTCTCATAGCAACAAATCTCAAATCTCATAACAACTATGAACTGAACTGGGGAGAGGTCACAAAGGCAGGAAATGTGGGGATTGGAGGATGCTCAAATTCAAACCATCGATCCAATTTACGCTTTTGACAACCGATTAGACCACTGATGGTCATATATTCCCTAATACAAGATGAAGTTATTAAAATACTTTATACTCTCTATATAATAGTCTATTATATACTTTTATACTTTATACAAAtactttaaatactttaaaataCCTCAGCATAAATCCCAACCTGTGAACTTATCCAAGATGTCACATATGACagttcattattttatttttatttttagcaacTCTGTAGTCATTTTGGGCCCTCTATTACTGTTGGCTAACGTTCGTTATGTTAATTTTGTCAGCAAGATATTGTAACTCTTTTTGTTAGAAGTACCATATGTGCTCAACTGTGAAACTTTATATTCTTAAATGTTTAGAGAAGATAACGGCGGGTGTTTACGTTGGGAAAGATGAGATTTCCCTTCGGTAAATATTTGTAAAATCTGTAACAGCTGCGATGGGACGATACATACCGGGCTAAGCTAGGTGGCGGTGTAGCCGTTAGCTAGCTGCGCAGTTACGTCGACTCCatcccagcagcagcaagaaGGGAAAAATAGAGACTACAGTAGAGCTCCGCCTCTTCCTCCGTCTGGAAAGTGGATGTAAACTTCCCGGAACCACTGTTCGTCTGCTGCCTTTAGCCAGACCCCGACAACTACAGCGGCGAGACCACCCTGCCTGTGTGACTGCCCGCCCGCTTTCCTCTCTGCCAGCCCGGCTGACATATTTAAAGTTAGAAGGTGAGTTTCCAGTTGAGGTAAAGTCAGGTCGTATTCGAAGTAAAGCAGGGAGGGTGGAGGCTTTCCGACGGCCTTGTTCCAAAACACACtaaaactactactactgcatGGTGTTGAATTACCTGTATTGTACAGTAGCTGAGTGGTAATTACACATTAATTACTTAAAATGGGAGATTCCTTCATTTGTGTTGCCGAACAAGCAGACGGGCAGAGCAGGCCAGCAGCGTCAGGCATGTCTGAGCTTGTCCAGGCATCAAGCCCCTGATGACAAACATGGCAAGTTTCTGTGCAGGATTTTCAGCCAGGATCATGCCACCAAAGAgacgagctgcagctgctgccaagGCAGGCGGCAAGAAGGCGAAAGAGGAGACACCAAAGCCCAAGGATGCCTTCACCTCTGCCAAAGAGGCCCTTCTGGCTGCGGGGCCACAGGTGAAAATGAACAGGAAGGTGGATGAGCACTGCTCGCTGTCGAGCCAGGGAGAGGTAAGAGACATCACACCTCAGCGAGCGCGTTCACCTGACAGCGGGgcactttgaaaaatgttctGTGTTGTCTCCACCAGGTGTATGAGGACTATGACTGCATGCTGAACCAGACAAACATTGGACATAACAACAATAAGTTTTATGTCGTTCAAGTTATTAAAGTGAACAACAGCTACTACTCATGGAACAGATGGGGCAGAGTGGTAAGTTCATTCATCTCTTCTGAACTGTGACACTAACATCTGCTGTACTATTCCCATTCCCCTgatattttatttcttataGTAATTAATATGTTAATTATCTTAATTAACGGTGTCATTAGTATAACTGATGATGTTTAATATACTGTGGTGATGTCTGGTCTTTTACAGCTTGTGTAGCACATGACTGCGTGTTCCATTTTGTTATATAAAGCAAATTACCCCTGATTGCCTCATCTCTCATCTAAATTCAGGGGGAAGTGGGACAAAGCAAACTGAACAAGTTTGATAAGCCTGAGAATGCCATCAAGGACTTTGAGAAAAAGTTTAAGGACAAGACAAAGAACAACTGGAGCGATCGGTTGAATTTTGTGTCTCACGCTGGGAAGTACACTCTGATCGAGGTGGATGGAGAGCAGGATGCTGAGGTCAAGGTAAACGTACACCTCACTGCAACAATGAGCTTTGAATATGAAACCCAGAAGCATCATCTCATAGAATCAGTTACCACTATCCACGCCAGAGTGCGTAAGGAACTTATTGACGGTGTTGCAGATATTTTAAACTATTGCAATTCAGTCAGTTCATTCAAAGTCTCACTGCCTGTACTCTTTGGTATTGCAGGTGGACACTGTTGACGGACAGACTgtcaaaatcattaaaaacgTCCTCCCCTGCAGCCTCAACGATGCGACAAAGAAGCTCATTGAACTCATTTTCAGCAATGACATGTTCAAGGAGGCGATGGAATGTATGAACTTAGGTGGGTGTGTCTCAGTTTAGCAACCttttacaacaataaaaacGGGTTTGCGCAGTTTGCTGAAGTTCAGGCTAAAAATATAGCTGTTGTTGTAACGTGCCTGTTTTGGTAAGATGCCTGTTGATGTAAATGGAGTGCAGAATGTGACATGTAAATGATTGACCGAAGGGTCTACATTTACACAGCATGCCTCCTTATCTCAGCATTTTGAACGTGTCTGCTTAGTCTCTTGGTCTTTGATAATAAGATCATTGTTATTGCATGTATTTTTTCTAACATGTGGAAGTAATTGAAGTAACAGTTTGCACTTTAAAATAGGCAAAATACACAGTCTGAGATGCCTTTCCttagcaaaaacaaagaaatcgTTCAATATCTAGTCTGGATGagatttatgtttttgtgtgtgtgtgtgtgtgtgtggatgttatACAGACATCAAGAAGATGCCTCTGGGCAAACTCAGTAAGATGCAGATTGCGAAGGGCTTTGAAGTGCTGGAGGAGATCGAGGCAGCTatgaaccaaaaaaaaggaGCCGCACGTCTGGAAGAACTTTCCTCCAAGTTCTTCACCACAATCCCACACAACTTTGGCCGGAACAGACCGCCAACTatcaacaacaaagaaattgtGGCGAACAAGAAAGAGATGCTTATggtgaatttgtttttttgggtttCATGTTGGAATGAGCTGTCTTTCTGTGACGTGTTCGCACTAACAAAGTCTCTCTCCTCTTACATGCTCTGTAAAGGTGTTGGCTGATATTGAACTTGCCCAGACTCTGAAGTCAGAGACTGAAAAGGCTCAGGAAGAGATGATAGAGACAGTTCCTCACGCTCTAGACCAGGACTACAATTCTCTCCATTGCAAGCTCTCTCTAATGGACACAAATACAGATATATTCAAGGTAAGCGGCAATCAGGTTCATTAAATACAAAGCACTTGCACCATCACAACTAATCTCTGATCACTTATATTCATATGTCCACCaatattaatgattttttttttttttttttgcatttaaaggTCATTGAAAAGTACTTGAACGCAACTTCCGATGACTATCATAAACCAAAAATTGTCAATGTTTGGGAAGTGGATCGAGAGACAGAGGTAGGACCTGCAGTCACCTTGACTAATGTGAAACAGAAATTGAAGTCCTGTGACATAACACATCCGTTGCGCATTGCAGGGGGACCGGTTTAGTGAAAACGATAATTTGGAGAACCGCCGCCTGCTGTGGCACGGTACAAACATTGCCGTTGTGGCAGCCATCCTGAAGAGCGGCCTGAGAATCATGCCCCACTCAGGAGGCCGCGTTGGTCGTGGCATCTACTTTGCATCCGAAAACAGCAAGTCTGCAGGTTACGGTGAGGGCGTATGAAAAGGCAAGGATTGACTCTTCAATCGTAACCATAATATGGTGTttgagaaatgacatttttctgacTTGTATTTTTAGTGCGCACCTCGAAAAATACCGGAGTGATGTTTCTGAGTGAGGTTGCGCTTGGAAGAGAAAAGACCATTACCAGAGACGACAGTTCCTTGAAGAAGGCTCCTCCAGGCTTTGATTGTGTGGTGGCACGAGGAACCGTCGAGCCAGGTGCAGTAAAATTTAGTCTATGTTGTGCTCGTGTTCATTTTCAGCATATTGAGAGAGCCATGTCttttgtgtctgaaaacaaagttTATGTTGCGTTGTTTTCCCAatattgttaaaaataaaagcatttgaCAACCGCTGTGTTATATCAACCGCTGTGATATCATGCAGCATCTTTTGTATGGTAAAGTTGTTAACTCCTGTGTCTTCAGATCCATCCAAGGACATCTCAATCACCCTGGAGGGCAAGAAGGTTACTGTGCCTCAGGGTAAGCCCATAGAGCAGCCCCAGTTCTCAGGTAGCAACTTCTACAACAGTGAGTATCTCATCTACAAAGAGAGCCAGTGTCGCCTTCGCTACCTGCTGGAGCTGAACATGTATGACTAAATCTGCTCAAGGAAAGGAGCAGGTTCTTTGAAAAAGCAAAGTTCCTCATTCCTTCTGTACAAGGGGCTTCCTAAAAAGCTtggctgtgctgttttcttctaATAGTATGGTAATCTTCATTATTACAGCTATTGTGCAGATATTCCCACCATGATGCGTAAATGACTCATACTTCTCTGTGCCTTATATTTTGCACTCTGTAAAACTAGCCTGAGCGTGATAGGCTGCACTTCCATGATAacaaatatttgtatttgttataattaacttttttgcattacaatgaaaagaaaactttCACACCTCTTACTTGATCACGATTTTAAAAAGGCCTCTAGATATTTGCACTATTTATTTCGAGGTACATGCTGTACCTTGTTTTCTATTTGCCATCTCAGTTGCGGTTTGAGTAGCTCACCTTTTACTTATCACTTTATTTAATCCAAATGATTATACTAATATGAATCTCTCCCTCAGAAAGACAATATCTTTGGTATGTCGAAGGAACTTACTGCATGCTTTTGCAGTGATATCGATGTTTTGAATAATGTTATATAGCAGAGCAGAAGTAAAAATGATACTCTATGCAGCAATATGTTTACACGCAGATGTAGAAAATGCAATTTGTGGCGAATGTTCAAGCACTGGTGTAAACTG includes the following:
- the parp3 gene encoding protein mono-ADP-ribosyltransferase PARP3; the protein is MPPKRRAAAAAKAGGKKAKEETPKPKDAFTSAKEALLAAGPQVKMNRKVDEHCSLSSQGEVYEDYDCMLNQTNIGHNNNKFYVVQVIKVNNSYYSWNRWGRVGEVGQSKLNKFDKPENAIKDFEKKFKDKTKNNWSDRLNFVSHAGKYTLIEVDGEQDAEVKVDTVDGQTVKIIKNVLPCSLNDATKKLIELIFSNDMFKEAMECMNLDIKKMPLGKLSKMQIAKGFEVLEEIEAAMNQKKGAARLEELSSKFFTTIPHNFGRNRPPTINNKEIVANKKEMLMVLADIELAQTLKSETEKAQEEMIETVPHALDQDYNSLHCKLSLMDTNTDIFKVIEKYLNATSDDYHKPKIVNVWEVDRETEGDRFSENDNLENRRLLWHGTNIAVVAAILKSGLRIMPHSGGRVGRGIYFASENSKSAGYVRTSKNTGVMFLSEVALGREKTITRDDSSLKKAPPGFDCVVARGTVEPDPSKDISITLEGKKVTVPQGKPIEQPQFSGSNFYNSEYLIYKESQCRLRYLLELNMYD